From the genome of Malus sylvestris chromosome 6, drMalSylv7.2, whole genome shotgun sequence, one region includes:
- the LOC126625134 gene encoding methionine gamma-lyase-like has translation MADTKSQGLVFPPANSKKRAEHDDMDNNDYVAAKKSMLLSSAAAAAWEDPAAALASARHEFGEHGGVNMSIEASATFTVMEPETLRKMFSGELGADRDFFIYSRHFNPTVLNLSRQMAALEGTEAAYCTSSGMSAISSVLLQLVSSGEHIVAARTVYGGTHALMSHFFPRACNITTTFVDISDLDMVRNAIEVGKTKVLYFEGMSNPTLTVANIPELSRIGHEKGVTVVVDNTFSPMVLSPVKLGADVVVHSISKFISGGADIIAGVVCGPASLVNSMMDLHQGSLMILGPTMNPKVAFELAERIPHLGLRMKEHCHRAMVYAGRMKKMGLKVIYPGLDDHPQHELLKSMGNKDYGYGGLLCLDMGTEERANRLMNLLQNCTQFGFMAVSLGYYETLMSCSGSSTSSEMNDEEKALAGISPGLVRMSIGYIGTLEQRWSQFEKAISRMQDSGLLNNK, from the exons ATGGCTGACACCAAATCCCAGGGATTAGTCTTCCCCCCCGCCAACAGCAAGAAAAGAGCCGAGCACGACGACATGGACAACAACGACTACGTTGCCGCCAAAAAGTCTATGTTGCTGTCCTCGGCTGCAGCTGCGGCCTGGGAAGACCCAGCCGCGGCATTAGCCAGTGCTCGCCACGAGTTTGGTGAGCACGGTGGTGTCAACATGTCGATTGAGGCTTCCGCCACGTTCACCGTGATGGAGCCCGAGACTCTTCGCAAAATGTTCTCCGGCGAGCTTGGTGCAGACCGCGATTTCTTCATCTACAGCCGCCACTTTAACCCTACCGTGCTCAATCTCAGCCGACAGATGGCGGCCCTCGAGGGTACAGAGGCCGCCTACTGCACGTCCTCTGGGATGTCCGCCATATCCTCCGTCCTGCTCCAGCTCGTCAGCAGCGGGGAACACATCGTCGCCGCCAGAACAGTCTACGGCGGGACCCACGCCCTCATGTCCCACTTCTTCCCCAGGGCCTGCAACATAACGACAACGTTTGTGGACATCAGCGACCTGGACATGGTGAGGAATGCGATCGAGGTCGGGAAGACCAAGGTCCTATATTTCGAAGGCATGTCGAACCCGACTCTAACCGTCGCCAACATACCGGAGCTCAGCCGCATCGGCCACGAGAAGGGGGTCACGGTTGTGGTGGACAACACGTTTTCTCCCATGGTTCTCTCTCCGGTGAAGCTTGGTGCTGACGTGGTTGTTCACAGCATTTCCAAGTTTATTAGCGGCGGTGCTGATATCATTGCAG GTGTTGTGTGTGGACCTGCAAGCCTGGTGAACTCCATGATGGACCTACACCAAGGCTCCCTGATGATCCTGGGCCCAACAATGAATCCCAAGGTGGCATTTGAGCTCGCTGAGAGGATTCCCCACTTAGGGTTGAGAATGAAGGAACACTGCCACAGGGCAATGGTTTATGCCGGAAGGATGAAGAAGATGGGCTTAAAAGTAATTTATCCGGGGCTCGATGACCACCCCCAGCACGAGCTTCTCAAGTCAATGGGAAACAAAGATTACGGATACGGAGGGCTTCTGTGTTTGGACATGGGGACTGAGGAAAGAGCCAATAGGCTCATGAATCTCTTGCAGAACTGCACACAGTTTGGGTTCATGGCTGTGAGCCTAGGGTACTATGAAACCCTAATGTCTTGCTCTGGAAGCAGCACAAGCAGTGAGATGAATGATGAGGAGAAGGCTCTGGCTGGAATCTCACCGGGGCTGGTGAGGATGTCGATCGGATACATTGGGACGTTAGAGCAAAGGTGGAGCCAGTTTGAGAAGGCAATTTCTAGAATGCAGGATTCTGGTTTGTTGAATAACAAGTGA